The following proteins are co-located in the Halococcus salsus genome:
- a CDS encoding aldo/keto reductase: MEYTTLGSTGLTVSELCFGTWRFGKRTGDVLETDEEEGHELLDAAADHGINFIDTANVYGDPNGTAEKYIGNWLEGRDREDYVIASKVFFGFDPDNPNGSGLGRKHIRTQIEGTLDRLGTDYLDLYYIHRFDEDTPIEETLRTLNDLVRKGKVNYLGASTMAGWQLTKALWKSDVENLERFDVTQPLFHAAYYDDVAEYLDVCADQDLAVCPYSPLAGGFLTGKYERAGEGTHDVESPDGSRGTFDEFFDDYYVSDRGWDVLDEVRAIADELDATPAQVALRWLIEREQFTCVPIVGARTTDQLDDNVGAVEISLSDDQRERIDTARAGEQ, encoded by the coding sequence GTGGAATACACGACACTCGGCTCGACGGGACTGACGGTTTCAGAACTCTGTTTCGGGACGTGGCGCTTCGGCAAGCGAACCGGCGACGTGCTCGAAACCGACGAGGAGGAGGGCCACGAGCTCCTCGACGCCGCCGCCGACCACGGCATCAACTTCATCGACACCGCGAACGTCTACGGCGACCCGAACGGCACGGCCGAGAAGTACATCGGGAACTGGCTGGAGGGCCGCGACCGCGAGGACTACGTCATCGCCTCGAAGGTCTTCTTCGGCTTCGACCCCGACAACCCCAACGGCAGCGGCCTCGGTCGCAAGCACATCCGCACCCAGATCGAGGGGACCCTCGATAGGTTGGGAACCGACTACCTCGACCTCTACTACATCCACCGCTTCGACGAGGACACCCCGATCGAGGAGACGCTTCGCACCCTCAACGACCTCGTCCGCAAGGGGAAGGTCAACTACCTCGGGGCGAGCACGATGGCGGGCTGGCAGCTCACGAAGGCGCTCTGGAAGTCGGATGTGGAAAACCTCGAACGGTTCGACGTCACCCAGCCGCTCTTCCACGCCGCCTACTACGACGACGTCGCCGAGTACCTGGACGTCTGTGCCGACCAGGACCTGGCCGTCTGTCCGTACTCGCCGCTCGCGGGCGGCTTCCTCACCGGGAAGTACGAGCGCGCTGGCGAGGGGACCCACGACGTCGAGTCGCCCGACGGCTCCCGTGGCACCTTCGACGAGTTCTTCGACGACTACTACGTCTCCGACCGCGGCTGGGACGTCCTCGACGAGGTTCGGGCGATCGCCGACGAGCTCGACGCCACGCCGGCCCAGGTCGCGCTCCGCTGGCTCATTGAGCGCGAGCAGTTCACCTGTGTCCCGATCGTCGGCGCGCGCACCACCGACCAACTCGACGACAACGTCGGCGCGGTCGAGATCTCGCTCTCCGACGACCAGCGCGAGCGCATCGACACGGCGCGTGCAGGC